DNA sequence from the Leptospirillum ferrooxidans C2-3 genome:
GTCCGATCAATCTCCATTTTGGTCTTTTCCCTGAGCCCGGCAAGAGAGGACAAGGTAAGAACGCACAGGAATCCAGGCGTCAAACCATCGTCAGAAATGCTCAGGAGGCGTTTTCTGTCTGGAGGAAAAAAACAGCTTCCGACGCACTCCATGGAGAGGCTTGTGGGAGGTAAGGGGTCAGGAACTCGCAAATCCGAACATTTGATTCACGGAGCCATCCTTTCGGGAAGTCATCCGCCGGATCATCCAGTCTATCTGCATATGGACCATTTCTTGCGGATGCTGGCAATGAAGGGGCGCTCATCCAAAACCATCGCATCCTGCCGGAATGATTTACTCCTTTTTGCGGAAGCTTCCGGAAGTGGCGGGAAAAAAACAGCAGGTCCCGTTCTTTCCGAAAGTGATGCCCAGGCTTTTTTGATGCATCTGGTTCTCGGTGGTTATCACCCCCGGTCGATTTCTCGTATCCTGTCCTCTTTAAGGGGATTTTATGAATACCTTTCAGAGAATGGAGTTGTTGCAAAAAATCCGTTCAGGGGACTGAAGGGCCCCAAAATTCCCCGAAGCCAGCCAAAGTTTCTCACGATTGATGAGATCAATGAACTTCTGGATGCTCCGGATCCCTCGACATGGGAGGGGAGAAGAAATCGGGCAATCCTTGAGATTTTTTATCTTGACGGACTTCGTCTGTCAGAGTTGTGCGGTTTGAATCTCGGCGATCTTCAGGGGGATGTCCTTCTGGTCAGGGGGAAGGGAAACAAGGAGCGACGTGTGCCTCTTGTCGGTGTGGCGAGAGTCCGTTTGCTCACGTTCCTGCCGGAATCCGGAGCTGTGGCTCCGTTGGACTGCCTGTTCCCGGAATGCTTCGGAGGAAAAAGGCTGTCTGTTTATCAAATCAGCAGAATCGTCCGTGCTTCAGCCAGGAAAGCGGGAATTGCGGCCAACGTGACCCCTCATGGGATCAGGCATACCTGTGCGACACACCTGTTGAACAACAGCATGGATCTTCGCCATATACAGAGTCTTCTGGGCCACTCATCCCTTTCATCGACACAGAAATATACCCATGTGGGGATCCGGGAGCTGAAAGATCGTTATGACAGGTCCAAAAAACAGGAGAGCGTTATAGTGCCCAAAGCCCCGGATGATGATGGAGCGAGGTGAGTGCCGGGATGGCTCCGAACAAGAAATGATTTCAGCCCGAGGAGGTTCTTTGGAGGTCAATCAGGAGAAGGCTCGTGTTCTGATAGAGGCGTTGCCCTATATCCGGACGTTTTCCGGGAAGACGTTCGTGATCAAATACGGTGGCAGCACCAGAGCCGGAGGGGTGAGTGACAGCTCATTTGCGGATGATCTTGTTCTTTTGAGCCACATCGGCATTCGTCCTGTGGTTGTCCATGGGGGAGGTCCGGAGATTTCGGGTTGGTTGTCGAAGCTTGGCATCTCTTCGGTCTTTTCCGATGGAAGACGGATCACCGATGACGAGACGATGGAAGTTGTGGAAATGGTTCTTTCCGGTAAAGTGAACAGGGATCTTGTCACTCTGGTGCAAAAACGGGGAGGACGGGCAGTGGGGATTGCCGGAAGGGATGCGGGGCTTTTGATCGGAGAGCGTATTTCTGAAGGGGAGCTCGGAGCGGTCGGTCGGGTGATTTCTGTGAACACCGAAATTCTGGATCTTCTGGACCGCCACCGTTATACCACCATTGTGGCCCCTGTCGGGGTCGACAGGGACGGACAACCTTTGAATATCAACGCGGATGAGGTGGCTTCAGAGCTGGCGGGAGCATTGAAGGCTGAAAAACTGATCATGATGACCGATACACCGGGGGTTCTGGATAGCGGGAAGAATCTTTTGACCTCCCTTTCCCCCGAACAGGTCAAAAAACTGATGATCGACAAGACCATTCATGGAGGAATGGTTCCGAAGATGCAGGGATGTCTCAAGGCGATTGAGGCGGGAGTCGGGAAGGTTCATGTGATTGACGGTCGTGTTCCGCATGCACTGTTGCTTGAAATTTTTACGCCGGAAGGTGTCGGCACGGAGATTACCAGAGAATGAGCTGCAATCGTTTTTTACAGGTTTTATGCGGAGTTTTCATAAGTGCCTCTTTGACGGGGTTCTCCGGCTGCCATCCGGATGATCGCGAGGTGAAGGGGGTGACCGCCGTTGTCGCGGGTGTGGAGTGTCTGCCATTGTCCTCGGGCGGGAATCTTTTGGCGGTGCATCTTGACCTGAAAAGTGTAAGAAGGTCTGACGAGCAAATTCTGGGCTATCGGTTCCGGTCAGGTGGAGCCTCCTATCAGGAGGCTCTTCTTGGGACCCAGTTGAGGCAATCGTTGAGAGGCAAGGAACGGCATCTTGATCTTTCCGGCCTTCCTACCGTGATCAAGTCCAAAAGTCTTGTTGATGGTTGGGTCTTTTTTTCCAAAAATGGTCCGGGGACCATTCGTTTCCGTTTGAAGAATACCTATGGAAAACTCGAAGTATTGTCTGTTGGCGTTCCATCAGCACCTTGTCAGGGAGGAGCTGCATCTTGAGTTCCTTTCATCCTTCTCCGGAAGTGGAAATCTGTATTCTCGACAAGCGGCTTCTGGAATGGGGAATTCCTCGTTACCAAAGCGAGATGGCCGCTGCCATCGATCTTTTTGCCTGTATTTCCGAACCGGTCACACTCGCTGCCGGGTCATCGGCGATGCTTGTTTCCGCGGGTTTTTCTCTCTTCCTGAGAAACCCCCACCTTGCTGCAATGGTTCTTCCGAGATCGGGGCTTGGACACCGGTCAGGACTTGTTCTCGGAAATCTTGTCGGCTTGATCGATGCAGATTATCAGGGGCCGGTTATGGTGAGTGTCTGGAACAGAAATGGAGAAGGGAGTGTTCCGGTCACAATCATGCCGGGTGATCGGCTGGCGCAGATGATTTTTGTGCCGGTGGTTCGGCCTGTTTTTTCCGTTGTGGAGTCTTTTTCGGAGAAGACCGAAAGGGGATCCGGTGGTTTTGGATCAACCGGGGTCTGAAAGGGGATCCGGCAGTTCTCGGGCGTCTGTCCAGAGATGGAGATGTTCCCTTAGCTGAGTCCAGTCGATGCCCCATGCGGAATGATTGTGGGTTCGTGCCACAGGAGGGGGCGCTCCGGGAGACCATGTGATTTTTCTGGCGACAGGCTTCCTGAGATGCGCGCCGTTTTCGTCCTTCATCATCAGCAGGGAAAAATTCTGCTGATTTCTGTTGTCCTGGTCGATATGGTGTCTGATGACAACTCCCACCTCACCGCTGCCCAGTTCCAGAACGGACCCAATGGGATAGATCCCCATGGCTTTGATGACCTGTGCCACAAGCTGGGTATCAAGGGAATCCTGCGCCATCTGGGCGATGAGTTTCAGTGCTTTTGGTGGCGGCATTCCTGCCCGATAGGATCGGTCGGCAGTGAGTGCGTCAAAGGTGTCCAGGATCATGACCGCCCTTGTAATGGTATCTGTGGTAATGAATAACCTCTGGT
Encoded proteins:
- the argB gene encoding acetylglutamate kinase, which codes for MISARGGSLEVNQEKARVLIEALPYIRTFSGKTFVIKYGGSTRAGGVSDSSFADDLVLLSHIGIRPVVVHGGGPEISGWLSKLGISSVFSDGRRITDDETMEVVEMVLSGKVNRDLVTLVQKRGGRAVGIAGRDAGLLIGERISEGELGAVGRVISVNTEILDLLDRHRYTTIVAPVGVDRDGQPLNINADEVASELAGALKAEKLIMMTDTPGVLDSGKNLLTSLSPEQVKKLMIDKTIHGGMVPKMQGCLKAIEAGVGKVHVIDGRVPHALLLEIFTPEGVGTEITRE
- the dut gene encoding dUTP diphosphatase, which gives rise to MSSFHPSPEVEICILDKRLLEWGIPRYQSEMAAAIDLFACISEPVTLAAGSSAMLVSAGFSLFLRNPHLAAMVLPRSGLGHRSGLVLGNLVGLIDADYQGPVMVSVWNRNGEGSVPVTIMPGDRLAQMIFVPVVRPVFSVVESFSEKTERGSGGFGSTGV
- a CDS encoding tyrosine-type recombinase/integrase, translated to MGGKGSGTRKSEHLIHGAILSGSHPPDHPVYLHMDHFLRMLAMKGRSSKTIASCRNDLLLFAEASGSGGKKTAGPVLSESDAQAFLMHLVLGGYHPRSISRILSSLRGFYEYLSENGVVAKNPFRGLKGPKIPRSQPKFLTIDEINELLDAPDPSTWEGRRNRAILEIFYLDGLRLSELCGLNLGDLQGDVLLVRGKGNKERRVPLVGVARVRLLTFLPESGAVAPLDCLFPECFGGKRLSVYQISRIVRASARKAGIAANVTPHGIRHTCATHLLNNSMDLRHIQSLLGHSSLSSTQKYTHVGIRELKDRYDRSKKQESVIVPKAPDDDGAR